One window of Dyadobacter sandarakinus genomic DNA carries:
- a CDS encoding MFS transporter → METLEMTSVNTKSATGKWLAFALCFVTYTFSGTVSTLMSVYLPVAIPELRGRALSESELGSIGAYVNALFLYGWMVGGLLFGVISDRIGRVKSLTLVTALYGAATCLVTVVPNLVALLALRFAAGMGIGGVLLISTVYISEIWQEKSRAVMLGILAVCFPIGIVASGSLNLLFSNWRTAFGIGMVPVVTALLIYLLAPESASWRHIKASPRTDDAIFDKNNRPNLISGSLIFGSVLIGLWGIFSWLPTWAQSLLHGVGDGQKERGLLMILLGIGGIIGGILSGLLINRFGKKKTLSATFAGLVLACALLFLTNKTFTNIIYLETALLSFCFGISQGALSSYIPELFPVSLRGTATGFCFNVGRFFTATAVFFIGSLVTVLGGFGNALLVFSVPFVVAWAVVMRGR, encoded by the coding sequence ATGGAAACTTTGGAAATGACTTCCGTCAATACAAAAAGTGCGACCGGCAAGTGGCTGGCATTTGCATTGTGTTTTGTGACCTACACATTTAGCGGCACGGTATCGACCCTGATGTCGGTGTACCTGCCGGTCGCAATCCCGGAATTGCGGGGCCGGGCATTGTCCGAGTCCGAACTGGGATCCATAGGTGCTTATGTCAATGCGCTCTTTCTTTACGGATGGATGGTCGGCGGACTGCTTTTCGGTGTGATCAGCGACCGCATCGGCCGGGTAAAATCCCTCACGCTGGTGACGGCACTCTATGGCGCAGCCACTTGTCTGGTAACGGTTGTGCCCAATCTGGTAGCGTTGCTTGCATTGCGTTTTGCGGCAGGAATGGGCATAGGCGGTGTTCTATTGATTTCGACGGTTTACATTTCCGAAATATGGCAGGAAAAAAGCCGGGCGGTAATGCTGGGCATCCTGGCAGTTTGTTTTCCAATCGGGATTGTTGCTTCGGGAAGTCTGAATCTGTTGTTTTCAAACTGGCGCACAGCATTTGGGATCGGCATGGTGCCCGTGGTTACTGCATTGCTGATTTACCTGCTTGCGCCAGAATCGGCAAGCTGGCGGCATATCAAAGCTTCTCCCAGGACAGATGATGCTATTTTTGACAAAAACAACCGGCCTAACCTGATCTCCGGCTCACTCATTTTCGGCTCGGTGCTGATTGGTTTATGGGGTATATTTTCCTGGCTGCCGACCTGGGCGCAAAGTCTGTTGCATGGTGTGGGCGACGGACAAAAGGAGCGGGGTCTGCTGATGATTTTACTGGGCATCGGTGGTATCATCGGTGGAATTTTGTCAGGTTTGTTAATTAATCGTTTTGGTAAAAAGAAAACCCTCTCCGCCACCTTCGCCGGTCTGGTACTCGCCTGCGCGCTGCTCTTTTTGACCAATAAAACCTTTACCAACATCATTTACCTCGAAACTGCCCTGCTTTCTTTCTGTTTCGGCATCAGTCAGGGTGCCTTGTCAAGCTACATTCCCGAGCTTTTCCCGGTGTCGCTCCGGGGCACGGCGACGGGTTTTTGTTTCAACGTCGGGCGTTTTTTTACGGCTACGGCGGTGTTCTTCATCGGTTCGCTGGTGACGGTGCTGGGTGGTTTTGGCAATGCCTTGCTGGTATTCAGTGTGCCTTTTGTAGTGGCCTGGGCGGTGGTGATGCGGGGGAGGTGA
- a CDS encoding DUF3179 domain-containing (seleno)protein, with translation MKPLFYIGIIAIILYEIAKVYFIMPMPGSQRVNSIDLAYFLHTWRWVFRIVFWAMIIIGAAAVFRSGTKWVAAVLLVLGLGITYAANYEMAADTMFYQPGEVVMQNAASNKVAAERMVIVTVVNGEAKAYPIQYIGYHHQVRDTLGGKAVMVTYCTVCRSGRVFEPVVNGKPEFFRLVGMDHFNAMFEDETTGSWWRQANGEAIAGKLKGQLLPELASTQTSLGQWLALHPASKIMQPDPTYQAKYDSMSRYETGRGQSHLTLTDTLSWKDKSWIVGIQTKDGARAFDWNRLKKERSINATVGSTPVALVLAADDKSFFAFERSRQYAVSLRKDTIFYQNEAYNLLGKPLSGNTGALKQINAYQEFWHSWRTFHPGTLRY, from the coding sequence ATGAAACCCCTCTTCTACATCGGCATTATTGCCATCATCCTCTACGAAATCGCCAAAGTTTACTTCATCATGCCCATGCCGGGCAGCCAGCGGGTGAACAGCATTGACCTGGCTTATTTTCTTCACACCTGGCGTTGGGTTTTCAGGATTGTTTTCTGGGCAATGATCATCATCGGGGCGGCGGCTGTTTTTCGTTCCGGGACTAAATGGGTGGCAGCTGTATTGCTGGTGCTGGGCTTGGGAATTACGTATGCGGCCAACTACGAAATGGCGGCAGATACCATGTTTTATCAGCCCGGCGAAGTGGTCATGCAAAATGCGGCGTCGAACAAAGTAGCTGCCGAAAGGATGGTGATCGTTACGGTGGTCAATGGGGAAGCAAAGGCATACCCCATACAGTACATCGGCTATCACCACCAGGTGCGCGATACGCTGGGCGGTAAAGCAGTGATGGTAACTTACTGCACGGTTTGCCGCAGCGGACGTGTATTTGAGCCCGTCGTAAATGGAAAACCCGAGTTTTTCAGGCTGGTTGGCATGGACCATTTCAATGCCATGTTTGAAGACGAAACGACCGGAAGCTGGTGGCGGCAGGCCAACGGAGAGGCGATCGCCGGAAAGCTGAAAGGACAGTTGCTGCCCGAGCTTGCCAGTACCCAGACCTCACTAGGACAGTGGCTTGCCCTTCATCCTGCATCAAAAATCATGCAGCCAGATCCTACCTATCAGGCCAAATACGACTCGATGAGCCGCTATGAAACCGGGCGGGGCCAGTCGCACTTGACATTAACCGACACACTTTCGTGGAAAGACAAATCGTGGATAGTAGGTATTCAGACCAAAGACGGCGCGCGCGCATTTGACTGGAACCGCCTGAAAAAGGAACGGAGCATCAATGCGACCGTCGGCAGTACGCCCGTGGCGCTTGTACTGGCCGCAGATGACAAGAGTTTTTTTGCATTTGAGAGAAGCAGGCAGTATGCTGTATCCCTACGGAAGGATACCATTTTTTACCAAAACGAAGCTTACAATTTGCTCGGAAAGCCACTTTCCGGTAACACAGGTGCATTAAAGCAGATCAATGCCTACCAGGAATTCTGGCACAGCTGGCGCACTTTTCACCCCGGAACCCTGCGGTACTGA
- a CDS encoding TIGR04290 family methyltransferase, producing the protein MTTEQIQQKVKELGQWFHNIDLNGVKTAPNHFLGDYPSFKYKNFADAIPADLTGKSVLDIGCNAGFYSVEMKKRGASRVVAIDSDERYLNQGRFAAEALGFDIDFRNMSVYEIGSLGEKFDVVIFMGVFYHLRHPLLALDLIYEHVAGDMLIFQSMQRGSKEVMPLEADYPFTQEDIFLSPDFPQMYFIEQRYSQDPTNWWVPNRAATEAMLRSAGFNITVHPEEEVYICRRGELADTQPRAVYPTQKK; encoded by the coding sequence ATGACAACAGAACAGATCCAGCAAAAGGTTAAAGAACTTGGTCAATGGTTTCACAATATTGATCTGAATGGGGTAAAAACAGCACCCAATCACTTTCTGGGAGATTACCCCAGCTTCAAATACAAAAACTTTGCAGATGCAATCCCCGCAGACCTGACGGGCAAGAGTGTGCTTGATATTGGTTGCAATGCAGGCTTTTATTCCGTCGAGATGAAGAAGCGGGGCGCAAGCCGGGTAGTGGCAATCGACTCCGACGAGCGTTATCTCAACCAGGGACGTTTCGCAGCGGAAGCCCTCGGCTTTGATATCGATTTCCGCAACATGTCGGTGTACGAGATCGGCTCACTGGGCGAAAAGTTTGATGTGGTGATTTTCATGGGCGTTTTCTACCATTTACGTCATCCGCTGCTGGCACTCGACCTTATTTATGAACATGTGGCTGGCGATATGCTGATATTCCAGTCAATGCAGCGCGGAAGCAAGGAGGTGATGCCGCTCGAAGCCGACTATCCGTTCACGCAGGAAGACATTTTCCTGTCACCGGATTTTCCGCAGATGTATTTTATTGAACAAAGGTACTCGCAGGACCCTACAAACTGGTGGGTACCCAACCGAGCCGCGACCGAAGCCATGCTTCGCAGCGCAGGTTTTAACATCACTGTACACCCCGAAGAAGAAGTTTACATTTGTCGTCGCGGCGAGCTGGCCGATACCCAGCCGAGAGCCGTTTATCCTACTCAAAAAAAGTAA